A single Vigna radiata var. radiata cultivar VC1973A chromosome 8, Vradiata_ver6, whole genome shotgun sequence DNA region contains:
- the LOC106771579 gene encoding uncharacterized protein LOC106771579 yields MWELSTVSSWPGTLASYITPRWSPLRLLRWSGMMSVSIVDEVVWRVVTAFESVALVSMLCFFFLFYGCTI; encoded by the coding sequence ATGTGGGAGCTCTCAACGGTGTCGTCCTGGCCAGGAACATTGGCATCGTACATAACTCCTCGGTGGTCGCCGTTGAGGTTGCTGAGGTGGTCGGGGATGATGAGCGTGTCAATTGTGGACGAGGTGGTGTGGAGAGTGGTGACTGCGTTTGAATCGGTGGCTCTCGTTTCAATGctctgtttctttttcttgttctatGGCTGCACTATTTGA